The following are from one region of the Desulfosalsimonas propionicica genome:
- a CDS encoding ATP-binding protein produces the protein MPFHDNRPMIRNGKKHESATVRERSARPWIFASIAMTLVLVGLLVWHLVYSYHLLTSLKEREFVMERCSWQLLLHAETMKMAALIGASSGDLNWETTYRETRPELKALLEKIPDLTGSSEVDRLINEIRQHLAVTHNLEEQAFDLVSRARKKEAFNLLGGWLYTKNQLAFSDKTRNLVELIHARLERKTAFGLTRAALLIALICLGVLVFSWTVALKMWRAESREKQAAEQALRRSENYYRAIFETSGSAMLIIEEDTTISRVNSNFEKLSGYRRQALEGRKSWPEFVHCDDVAWMKEKHDLRRKNPDAAPGQYECRFIDRSGRIYNLLIAIDMIAETSRSIASCIDITGRKQEEKEREKLQARLLQSRKMESVGRLAGGVAHDFNNMLAIINGYAEMTIDMLDPEAPFYANIREIYNAGKRSEDIVRQLLAFARKQTISPVEMDLNDAVSGLLKMLQRLIGENIELVWHPGDNLWPVRIDPSQLNQIMANLAVNARDAIVDVGQLTIETKNIVLDEGGCKAQEGPASGQYVMLAVTDNGCGMENEVQDNLFEPFFTTKETGEGTGLGLSTIYGIVRQHNGFINVASQPGRGTTFTIYLPRCKDPQSCPKIPVQSGAPLPAGSETILMVEDEAAILQVGREMLESLGYKVLTAAAPEAALQLFREYEGTIDLLITDVIMPEMNGRDLAEKLTAGSFRLRVLFMSGYTADVIAVHGVPGQGVQFMQKPFSIQELAAKVRGAIDQTVEPCL, from the coding sequence ATGCCTTTTCACGATAACCGGCCCATGATTCGAAACGGAAAAAAACATGAATCCGCCACCGTCCGCGAGCGCTCGGCGCGGCCGTGGATTTTTGCCTCCATTGCCATGACCCTTGTCCTGGTGGGGCTTTTGGTCTGGCACCTGGTTTATTCCTATCATCTGCTGACCTCCCTGAAGGAAAGGGAGTTTGTCATGGAGCGCTGCTCCTGGCAGCTGCTGCTGCATGCCGAAACCATGAAAATGGCCGCCCTTATCGGCGCCAGCAGCGGGGATCTCAATTGGGAAACCACCTACCGGGAAACCCGGCCGGAGTTAAAGGCCCTGCTGGAAAAAATCCCGGATTTGACCGGGTCTTCGGAAGTGGACCGGCTTATCAATGAAATCCGGCAGCACCTGGCGGTTACCCACAACCTTGAGGAGCAGGCTTTTGACCTTGTCAGCAGGGCGAGGAAAAAAGAAGCGTTCAATCTGCTTGGCGGTTGGCTGTATACGAAAAATCAGCTTGCGTTTTCCGATAAGACCCGGAATCTTGTAGAGTTGATCCATGCGCGCCTTGAGCGCAAAACCGCCTTTGGCCTCACCCGGGCCGCGCTTTTGATCGCATTGATTTGTCTTGGCGTGCTGGTGTTTTCCTGGACCGTTGCCCTGAAGATGTGGCGCGCTGAGTCCCGGGAAAAACAGGCCGCTGAACAAGCCCTGCGTCGTTCCGAGAACTACTACCGTGCCATATTCGAGACATCCGGTTCAGCCATGCTCATCATTGAAGAAGACACCACCATTTCCCGGGTCAATTCCAATTTTGAAAAACTTTCCGGATATCGCCGGCAGGCGCTCGAAGGAAGAAAATCCTGGCCTGAGTTTGTTCATTGCGATGATGTGGCCTGGATGAAGGAAAAACATGATTTGCGGCGCAAAAATCCGGATGCGGCACCCGGCCAGTATGAATGCCGTTTTATTGACCGAAGCGGCCGGATCTACAACCTGCTGATCGCCATTGACATGATTGCCGAAACCAGCCGCAGTATTGCTTCCTGCATTGACATCACCGGGCGCAAGCAGGAGGAAAAAGAGCGGGAGAAATTGCAGGCCCGGCTGCTCCAGTCCCGGAAAATGGAGTCCGTGGGCCGGCTGGCAGGCGGTGTTGCCCATGATTTTAACAATATGCTGGCCATTATCAACGGGTATGCGGAAATGACCATTGACATGCTGGATCCGGAAGCGCCGTTCTATGCCAATATCCGGGAAATTTACAACGCCGGCAAGCGCTCAGAGGACATTGTCCGGCAGCTTCTGGCGTTTGCGCGCAAGCAGACAATCTCTCCGGTGGAAATGGATCTCAACGACGCTGTTTCAGGGCTGCTGAAAATGCTGCAGCGCCTGATCGGTGAAAACATTGAGCTTGTCTGGCACCCCGGTGACAACCTGTGGCCGGTCAGAATCGATCCCTCCCAGCTCAACCAGATCATGGCCAATCTGGCGGTCAATGCCCGGGATGCCATTGTCGATGTGGGCCAATTGACCATAGAGACAAAAAATATTGTTTTGGATGAGGGTGGCTGCAAGGCGCAAGAAGGCCCTGCCTCCGGGCAATACGTCATGCTGGCGGTCACGGACAACGGCTGCGGAATGGAAAACGAAGTGCAGGACAACCTGTTTGAACCCTTTTTTACCACCAAGGAAACCGGCGAGGGTACCGGCCTGGGTCTGTCCACAATTTACGGCATTGTCCGGCAGCACAACGGCTTTATCAATGTGGCAAGTCAGCCCGGCAGGGGCACGACCTTTACGATATACCTGCCCCGCTGCAAAGACCCGCAATCCTGCCCGAAAATTCCAGTGCAATCCGGGGCGCCCCTGCCCGCAGGTTCAGAAACCATACTTATGGTCGAGGATGAGGCGGCCATTCTGCAGGTGGGCCGGGAGATGCTCGAAAGCCTGGGTTATAAGGTGCTCACGGCTGCAGCGCCGGAAGCGGCGTTACAGCTTTTCCGTGAATATGAAGGCACCATAGATCTGTTGATAACCGATGTAATCATGCCGGAGATGAACGGCCGGGACCTGGCCGAAAAACTGACCGCCGGGAGTTTCAGGCTCAGGGTGCTTTTCATGTCCGGCTATACCGCCGATGTTATCGCTGTCCACGGTGTGCCCGGCCAGGGGGTGCAATTCATGCAAAAACCCTTTTCCATTCAGGAACTGGCGGCAAAAGTGCGCGGGGCCATTGACCAGACGGTTGAACCCTGCCTGTAA